The following coding sequences lie in one Stigmatopora nigra isolate UIUO_SnigA chromosome 4, RoL_Snig_1.1, whole genome shotgun sequence genomic window:
- the LOC144195783 gene encoding protein fem-1 homolog C-like isoform X1 has protein sequence MDLKTAVFNAARDGKLRLLEKLLENKDVREVTKLMGEKTNGATPLLMASRYGHLDLVEYLLECCRAPVEVGGSVNFDGETIEGAPPLWAASAAGHLKVVQSLLGHGASVNSTTLTNSTPLRAACFDGHLDIVKYLVEHKADLEVANRHGHTCLMISCYKGHREIAQYLLERGADVNRKSVKGNTALHDCAESGSLEIMRMLLQYRAAMEQDGYGMTPLLSASVTGHTNIVDYLTAHHQTSHKERIDALELLGATFVDKKRDLLGALKYWKKAMDLRYMDSNSVVHKPEPKQLIMAYDYAREVTNGEELDGLISDPDEMRMQALLIRERILGPQHPDTSYYIRYRGAVYADSGNFERCINLWKYALDMQQSNLDPLSPMTASSLLSFAELFSFMLQDRAKGLLGTSVSFEDLMGILSKSVLEIERAVRQRRSLPPDPAQLSKALSIILHLVCLLEKVPCTMEQDHFKKETIYRFLKMQPRGKNGFSPLHLAADRNTTCVGRYPVCKFPSLTVTAILMECGADVNSRDDDDNSPLHIAASNGHSDIMNLLVSGGSHFDSTNSFRQTACELLDEKELARNVVQPINHTTLQCLAARVIVKHSLRYQGNIPEKLEAFVQLHR, from the exons ATGGATTTAAAGACGGCGGTGTTCAACGCGGCCAGAGATGGAAAGCTACGCTTGCTTGAAAAGCTCCTGGAGAACAAAGATGTACGCGAGGTGACCAAGCTGATGGGCGAGAAGACGAATGGTGCCACGCCGCTGCTCATGGCTTCTCGCTATGGCCACCTGGACCTGGTGGAGTATCTTCTTGAGTGCTGCCGGGCGCCCGTCGAGGTCGGCGGATCGGTCAACTTCGACGGGGAGACCATCGAGGGAGCCCCGCCTCTATGGGCCGCTTCGGCCGCCGGTCATCTTAAGGTGGTCCAGTCACTGCTCGGACACGGCGCCTCCGTGAACAGCACGACGCTGACCAACTCCACGCCGCTCCGGGCAGCCTGCTTTGACGGTCACCTGGACATCGTCAAGTACCTCGTGGAGCACAAGGCCGATCTGGAGGTGGCCAACAGGCATGGGCATACGTGTCTTATGATCTCCTGTTACAAAGGACACAGGGAGATCGCTCAGTACCTGTTGGAGAGAGGCGCTGACGTCAACAGAAAGAGTGTTAAAG GCAACACGGCGCTTCACGACTGCGCCGAGTCAGGTAGCCTAGAGATCATGCGGATGTTGTTGCAGTACCGGGCAGCCATGGAACAAGACGGCTATGGCATGACGCCGCTCCTATCTGCTAGTGTCACGGGTCACACCAACATTGTCGACTACCTGACCGCACACCACCAG ACGAGCCATAAGGAGCGCATCGATGCCCTGGAGCTGCTGGGAGCCACATTTGTGGACAAAAAGAGAGATCTGTTGGGAGCCCTGAAATACTGGAAGAAAGCAATGGACTTGAGATATATGGACAGCAATAGTGTGGTCCATAAACCTGAACCCAAGCAGTTGATCATGGCCTACGACTATGCCCGGGAG GTTACAAACGGCGAGGAACTGGACGGGCTCATATCAGACCCCGACGAGATGCGCATGCAGGCTTTGCTCATCCGTGAGCGAATCCTGGGCCCGCAGCACCCGGACACGTCCTACTATATCCGCTACCGCGGTGCCGTCTACGCCGACTCGGGGAATTTCGAGCGGTGCATCAACCTCTGGAAGTACGCCCTGGACATGCAGCAGAGCAACCTGGACCCCCTCAGCCCTATGACGGCATCCAGCTTGCTGTCGTTTGCCGAGCTCTTCTCATTCATGCTGCAAGACCGCGCCAAAGGCCTACTGGGCACGTCGGTCTCCTTCGAGGACCTCATGGGTATCCTCTCCAAAAGCGTGCTGGAGATTGAGCGGGCTGTTCGCCAAAGGCGCTCACTGCCACCGGATCCCGCTCAGCTTAGCAAGGCACTATCCATCATCCTGCACCTTGTCTGTCTTCTGGAGAAGGTGCCCTGCACCATGGAGCAGGACCACTTCAAGAAAGAGACCATCTATAG GTTCCTTAAGATGCAGCCGCGTGGCAAAAACGGCTTCAGCCCGCTCCACCTGGCCGCCGACCGCAACACTACCTGCGTGGGCCGCTACCCCGTCTGCAAATTCCCCTCGCTCACCGTCACCGCCATTCTGATGGAGTGCGGTGCCGACGTCAACAGTCGAGATGACGACGATAACAG CCCGCTCCACATAGCCGCTTCCAATGGCCACTCCGACATCATGAACCTGCTGGTGTCGGGCGGCTCTCACTTTGACAGCACAAATTCCTTTAGGCAGACGGCCTGCGAGCTCCTGGACGAAAAAGAGCTGGCTCGTAATGTCGTGCAACCCATTAATCACACCACGCTACAGTGCCTGGCCGCCCGGGTCATCGTCAAGCACAGTCTCCGCTATCAGGGGAACATCCCAGAAAAACTGGAGGCTTTCGTGCAACTCCACAGATAA
- the LOC144195783 gene encoding protein fem-1 homolog C-like isoform X2 codes for MHREEARTEAVLLAAGNISRGNTALHDCAESGSLEIMRMLLQYRAAMEQDGYGMTPLLSASVTGHTNIVDYLTAHHQTSHKERIDALELLGATFVDKKRDLLGALKYWKKAMDLRYMDSNSVVHKPEPKQLIMAYDYAREVTNGEELDGLISDPDEMRMQALLIRERILGPQHPDTSYYIRYRGAVYADSGNFERCINLWKYALDMQQSNLDPLSPMTASSLLSFAELFSFMLQDRAKGLLGTSVSFEDLMGILSKSVLEIERAVRQRRSLPPDPAQLSKALSIILHLVCLLEKVPCTMEQDHFKKETIYRFLKMQPRGKNGFSPLHLAADRNTTCVGRYPVCKFPSLTVTAILMECGADVNSRDDDDNSPLHIAASNGHSDIMNLLVSGGSHFDSTNSFRQTACELLDEKELARNVVQPINHTTLQCLAARVIVKHSLRYQGNIPEKLEAFVQLHR; via the exons ATGCATCGGGAAGAAGCTCGAACGGAGGCCGTGCTTCTGGCTGCTGGAAACATTTCTCGCG GCAACACGGCGCTTCACGACTGCGCCGAGTCAGGTAGCCTAGAGATCATGCGGATGTTGTTGCAGTACCGGGCAGCCATGGAACAAGACGGCTATGGCATGACGCCGCTCCTATCTGCTAGTGTCACGGGTCACACCAACATTGTCGACTACCTGACCGCACACCACCAG ACGAGCCATAAGGAGCGCATCGATGCCCTGGAGCTGCTGGGAGCCACATTTGTGGACAAAAAGAGAGATCTGTTGGGAGCCCTGAAATACTGGAAGAAAGCAATGGACTTGAGATATATGGACAGCAATAGTGTGGTCCATAAACCTGAACCCAAGCAGTTGATCATGGCCTACGACTATGCCCGGGAG GTTACAAACGGCGAGGAACTGGACGGGCTCATATCAGACCCCGACGAGATGCGCATGCAGGCTTTGCTCATCCGTGAGCGAATCCTGGGCCCGCAGCACCCGGACACGTCCTACTATATCCGCTACCGCGGTGCCGTCTACGCCGACTCGGGGAATTTCGAGCGGTGCATCAACCTCTGGAAGTACGCCCTGGACATGCAGCAGAGCAACCTGGACCCCCTCAGCCCTATGACGGCATCCAGCTTGCTGTCGTTTGCCGAGCTCTTCTCATTCATGCTGCAAGACCGCGCCAAAGGCCTACTGGGCACGTCGGTCTCCTTCGAGGACCTCATGGGTATCCTCTCCAAAAGCGTGCTGGAGATTGAGCGGGCTGTTCGCCAAAGGCGCTCACTGCCACCGGATCCCGCTCAGCTTAGCAAGGCACTATCCATCATCCTGCACCTTGTCTGTCTTCTGGAGAAGGTGCCCTGCACCATGGAGCAGGACCACTTCAAGAAAGAGACCATCTATAG GTTCCTTAAGATGCAGCCGCGTGGCAAAAACGGCTTCAGCCCGCTCCACCTGGCCGCCGACCGCAACACTACCTGCGTGGGCCGCTACCCCGTCTGCAAATTCCCCTCGCTCACCGTCACCGCCATTCTGATGGAGTGCGGTGCCGACGTCAACAGTCGAGATGACGACGATAACAG CCCGCTCCACATAGCCGCTTCCAATGGCCACTCCGACATCATGAACCTGCTGGTGTCGGGCGGCTCTCACTTTGACAGCACAAATTCCTTTAGGCAGACGGCCTGCGAGCTCCTGGACGAAAAAGAGCTGGCTCGTAATGTCGTGCAACCCATTAATCACACCACGCTACAGTGCCTGGCCGCCCGGGTCATCGTCAAGCACAGTCTCCGCTATCAGGGGAACATCCCAGAAAAACTGGAGGCTTTCGTGCAACTCCACAGATAA
- the LOC144195999 gene encoding transmembrane emp24 domain-containing protein 7-like: MYGSLRVVLQVLSAQLLLWGLALGSELTFELPDNAKQCFYEEIQIGTKCTLEFQVVTGGHYDVDCRLEDPDGTTLYKEMKKQYDSFTFTAAKVGTYKFCFSNEFSTFTHKTVYFDFQVGEDPPLFPNENRATALTHLESACVSIHEALKSVIDYQTHFRLREAQGRSRAEDLNTRVAFWSIGEALVLLVVSISQVVLLRSFFSDKKTTTTRVGS, encoded by the exons ATGTACGGCTCTTTGCGAGTGGTATTGCAGGTGCTTTCGGCCCAGCTCCTCCTGTGGGGTTTGGCGCTGGGCTCCGAGCTTACGTTCGAGCTTCCTGACAATGCCAAGCAATGCTTCTACGAAGAAATCCAAATCGGAACCAAATGTACTCTGGAATTCCAG GTGGTGACAGGGGGGCATTACGATGTAGACTGCCGCCTAGAAGATCCAGATGGCACAACACTCTACAAAGAGATGAAGAAACAATATGATAGCTTCACGTTCACTGCAGCCAAGGTTGGCACGTACAAGTTCTGCTTCAGCAACGAGTTCTCCACTTTCACGCACAAGACTGTCTACTTCGACTTCCAAGTTGGGGAGGATCCACCACTCTTCCCCAATGAGAACAGGGCCACTGCTCTCACCCAC CTGGAGTCAGCCTGTGTTTCAATCCACGAGGCCCTCAAGTCGGTTATCGACTACCAGACGCACTTCCGCTTACGTGAGGCACAAGGACGCAGCCGTGCCGAGGACCTGAACACACGCGTGGCCTTCTGGTCCATCGGTGAGGCTCTGGTCCTACTGGTAGTCAGCATCAGCCAGGTGGTTCTACTCCGAAGCTTCTTCTCCGATAAGAAGACGACCACTACTCGTGTTGGATCATAA
- the LOC144195226 gene encoding RNA-binding protein MEX3B-like, whose product MPSSTSLLEAEEGESEVPPPPLVHAFAGMGLDEPLASQSQAAVEHTDECPALYHHHKQFIPAPRYNILGTVLDLKPLHRRPTSGNEGTVTPEDEDLQAPTTSGSPLLPQAHQYVHPSGPGGSVMPSALDQVETVLLYNGEERLEDAGLYCGEPGGGAGCYEAEALMLARRKSVNTTECVEVPSSEHVAEIVGRQGCKIKALRAKTNTYIKTPVRGEKPIFVVTGRKEDVCVAKREILSAAEHFSLIRATRSKAGSLSVASGPGIPALPGQTTIQVRVPYCVVGLVVGPKGATIKRIQQQTHTYIVTPSRDKEPVFEVTGMPENVDHAREEIEAHIALRTGACGGGAKAVGSDDNDFQFNGTDVSFDNIGEAGWLRAGGLLPANPDAARRTNAGGGGGIRMSSSYRNDSSSSLGSGSSSNDSYYGGGSTNRMADFSPICSFNANSNNNNNTLDNTVTTSFWFGDGLPPVGSEETVVPAGWNSSAGFEPLTISTSRLSHSGTPPHIWSPFVDQQNLQALDAHPVQSSQPGTPRLSPTFTGVEALEHSQAPQTHLIPFGAHRPPSYCSPFSSSGDSSSSSPPEASLLCIRCADGRAVAALVPCGHNLFCLECAAQICRGPDAACPVCLSPVTRALRLRNV is encoded by the exons ATGCCGAGTAGTACATCTTTGCTGGAGGCCGAGGAGGGAGAATCGGAGGTCCCGCCGCCGCCACTTGTGCACGCTTTCGCCGGTATGGGCCTAGACGAGCCGCTCGCCTCTCAAAGCCAGGCAGCTGTCGAGCATACGGATGAATGCCCAGCCTTGTACCACCACCACAAGCAGTTCATCCCGGCGCCCCGTTATAACATCCTCGGCACGGTCCTCGACTTAAAGCCGTTGCACCGTCGACCGACTTCGGGAAACGAAGGAACAGTCACGCCCGAGGACGAGGACTTACAAGCTCCGACCACGTCGGGTAGCCCGTTGCTACCGCAGGCCCATCAATACGTGCATCCTTCGGGGCCAGGCGGTTCCGTGATGCCGTCCGCCCTGGATCAAGTGGAAACGGTTTTACTTTACAACGGAGAAGAGCGGTTGGAAGACGCCGGTTTATACTGCGGAGAACCCGGCGGAGGCGCAGGCTGCTACGAGGCCGAGGCGTTGATGCTGGCTCGCCGCAAAAGTGTCAACACAACCGAATGCGTGGAGGTGCCGAGTTCTGAGCATGTTGCGGAGATCGTGGGCCGACAGG GCTGTAAGATTAAAGCACTCCGAGCCAAAACAAACACCTACATCAAGACGCCTGTGAGGGGCGAAAAGCCAATTTTTGTTGTGACGGGACGCAAGGAGGATGTGTGTGTGGCCAAGCGGGAGATCCTGTCGGCAGCTGAGCACTTCTCCCTCATCCGGGCCACCCGGAGCAAGGCGGGCTCTCTGTCGGTCGCTTCTGGGCCGGGGATTCCTGCTTTACCTGGACAGACCACAATTCAG GTGCGCGTGCCGTATTGCGTTGTAGGGTTGGTGGTGGGTCCGAAAG ggGCGACCATTAAGCGAATTCAGCAGCAGACACACACCTACATTGTGACCCCCAGTCGTGATAAAGAGCCAGTTTTTGAAGTGACCGGGATGCCAGAGAACGTGGACCACGCCCGCGAGGAGATCGAGGCGCACATTGCACTGCGCACGGGCGCCTGCGGTGGTGGCGCCAAAGCGGTCGGCAGCGACGACAACGACTTCCAGTTTAATGGCACAGACGTCAGCTTCGACAACATCGGCGAAGCCGGGTGGCTCCGTGCGGGAGGCCTCCTTCCGGCCAATCCGGACGCCGCACGGCGAACCAACgcgggcggcggcggtggcattCGCATGTCTTCCTCCTACCGCAACGACAGCTCCAGCTCCCTGGGCAGTGGCTCTAGCTCGAACGACTCCTACTACGGTGGAGGCAGCACCAATCGCATGGCTGACTTCAGCCCTATTTGCTCATTCAACGccaattcaaacaacaacaacaacaccctcGACAACACGGTCACCACAAGCTTCTGGTTTGGCGACGGCCTGCCCCCTGTAGGCTCTGAGGAGACTGTTGTGCCAGCTGGCTGGAACTCCTCAGCAGGATTCGAACCTCTGACCATCTCCACAAGCCGACTGTCCCACTCCGGTACGCCGCCACATATCTGGAGCCCCTTCGTGGACCAACAAAATCTTCAGGCCTTGGACGCACATCCTGTTCAG TCGAGTCAGCCCGGGACACCCCGCCTCTCACCCACCTTCACCGGGGTGGAAGCCCTCGAGCATTCCCAGGCGCCGCAGACGCATCTCATCCCCTTCGGCGCCCACCGCCCACCATCTTACTGCTCGCCATTCTCTTCCTCCGGCGACAGCTCGTCGTCATCGCCGCCCGAGGCCTCCCTCTTGTGCATCCGTTGCGCCGACGGCCGGGCCGTGGCTGCCCTGGTGCCATGCGGCCACAACCTCTTCTGTCTGGAGTGCGCCGCCCAGATTTGCCGGGGCCCCGACGCCGCCTGCCCCGTGTGCCTGTCGCCCGTGACCCGGGCCCTCCGACTGCGCAATGTCTAA